The following are from one region of the Thiocapsa rosea genome:
- a CDS encoding tetratricopeptide repeat protein — protein sequence MSKKSAKPKSGASAVLSSQLKAIERLMERRDDATAARRLRALIEAHPDQSGPRRLLVEALEGSQGSGAAAIAAFDWAERRPKSLPAQEMLFRYALQFGHVMLADRTAERLRALGVETPGFPVAAAIREDLLRQPDGSSATAEQMLLFDIGKLHLDGHDFAGVVRWLDGVDLTPAKNNRAMSLFHLDRIEDALAAFLALWKEDPDNLFALGWAARLRLYQGDETGARGLTTPLAAATARRLEDAVPQLDALLLLGEDAAALDAFARVERCDWFGIGEPQQQAMLSHLAACAASRLGEAKRARALCKASLERVPNFKPALESRTVIDAAGDALAYPPVFGLGQALPLTWLNRMRDAGNDAFSHLGKVTASNDFLDALYVGGDDGLRGLVAFILQYRAERGDPNAVERLKRFACLPIGTRETRFGLLRPLHDKGLLPYGEPLELWDGERVTQVKLVSTEIRREPEPSNLPKDLEMLLQRSIDRFNERDYEGAEILLTRILEYAPGHRVALGNLAAIHSAQGRPLEAIELLRDVIARFPDYVFPRCNLAVMLIEAGEIDEAARLLDGLYERPSLHVQDIFVLYGALAMLSRARGNQPAADALIASLEPLVEDEDDARRLALAKRLQGRVRPGADKSGRFERKGD from the coding sequence ATGTCCAAAAAGTCCGCCAAGCCCAAGTCCGGCGCCTCCGCCGTGTTGTCCAGCCAGCTCAAGGCGATCGAACGTTTGATGGAGCGCAGAGATGACGCGACCGCGGCGCGTCGGCTGCGTGCCTTGATCGAGGCCCACCCGGACCAAAGCGGTCCCCGGCGTCTGCTCGTGGAGGCGCTGGAGGGTAGCCAGGGAAGCGGCGCTGCGGCCATTGCCGCTTTCGATTGGGCGGAGCGTCGTCCCAAGAGCTTGCCCGCTCAGGAGATGCTTTTTCGGTACGCACTGCAGTTCGGGCATGTCATGTTGGCGGATCGCACCGCGGAGCGGCTGCGTGCGCTCGGTGTCGAGACGCCCGGGTTTCCGGTGGCGGCCGCGATACGCGAGGATCTGCTGCGGCAGCCCGACGGGTCGAGCGCAACCGCCGAGCAGATGCTGCTCTTCGATATCGGCAAGCTCCATCTGGACGGCCATGATTTTGCCGGCGTCGTGCGTTGGCTGGACGGGGTCGATCTAACGCCGGCGAAGAACAATCGTGCGATGTCTCTGTTCCATCTCGATCGCATCGAGGATGCCCTGGCGGCCTTCCTTGCGCTTTGGAAGGAGGATCCGGACAACCTCTTCGCCTTGGGATGGGCGGCGCGTTTGCGTCTCTATCAGGGTGACGAGACCGGCGCACGGGGCCTGACGACACCCTTGGCCGCCGCGACGGCCCGCCGACTCGAGGATGCCGTGCCGCAGCTCGATGCCTTGCTGCTGTTGGGCGAGGATGCCGCCGCGTTGGATGCCTTCGCGCGTGTTGAGCGGTGTGACTGGTTCGGCATCGGAGAGCCTCAGCAACAGGCGATGCTGAGCCATTTGGCCGCCTGCGCGGCGAGTCGACTGGGTGAGGCAAAGCGGGCGCGGGCGCTCTGCAAGGCATCGCTCGAGCGCGTGCCGAATTTCAAACCCGCCCTGGAGAGTCGCACCGTGATCGACGCCGCGGGCGATGCCTTGGCGTATCCGCCGGTGTTCGGTCTCGGGCAGGCATTGCCGCTGACCTGGCTGAACCGGATGCGTGACGCCGGGAACGACGCCTTTTCGCACCTCGGGAAGGTGACGGCATCCAATGACTTCCTCGATGCACTCTACGTCGGCGGCGACGACGGCCTGCGCGGTCTGGTCGCCTTCATCCTCCAATATCGCGCCGAACGGGGCGATCCGAACGCGGTCGAGCGTCTGAAACGGTTCGCCTGTCTGCCGATCGGGACCAGGGAGACGCGCTTCGGGTTACTTCGCCCGCTCCACGACAAGGGTCTGCTGCCTTACGGCGAGCCGCTTGAGCTGTGGGACGGCGAGCGCGTGACGCAGGTTAAATTGGTCAGTACCGAGATCAGACGCGAGCCCGAGCCGAGCAATCTTCCCAAGGATCTCGAGATGCTTCTCCAACGCTCGATAGACCGCTTCAACGAGCGGGATTACGAGGGCGCGGAGATCCTCTTGACTCGGATCCTCGAGTACGCCCCCGGGCATCGTGTCGCACTCGGCAACCTCGCCGCGATCCACAGTGCTCAGGGTCGTCCTCTGGAAGCGATCGAGCTGCTTCGCGATGTGATCGCCCGTTTCCCGGACTACGTCTTCCCGCGCTGCAATCTGGCCGTCATGCTGATCGAGGCCGGGGAGATCGACGAGGCCGCTCGCCTGCTGGATGGACTCTACGAGCGCCCGAGCCTGCACGTGCAGGACATCTTCGTGCTCTATGGTGCATTGGCGATGCTGAGCCGGGCGCGAGGGAATCAGCCTGCTGCGGACGCTCTGATCGCGAGTCTTGAACCATTGGTCGAAGACGAGGACGACGCGCGCCGGTTGGCCCTCGCCAAGCGACTGCAGGGGCGGGTCAGGCCCGGTGCCGACAAGAGCGGTCGGTTCGAGCGCAAGGGCGACTGA
- the cbiB gene encoding adenosylcobinamide-phosphate synthase CbiB gives MGLTEHLALVFAACLLDALIGDPVYRFHPIRIIGAWSLGWERLLFAGGLSGRVSGVLHWLLVVGGALAVWWGVRYVLGVVHPWAAFGWDVFIAYSLICTRDLLDHGRRVLESLDDPPRARARLRMLVGRDTEQLERDGIVRATIESLSENLTDGVLTPLWALCLFGLPGLILVKAVSSLDSMVGYKNARYGRFGWAAARSDDLVHWLPARLSVPLIAAAAALLKLHPRLVLRAARDYHAMLPSPNSGWSEAACAGALRVRLVGPIRYGGTLVTDAYMGDPDWPADLGSPDLERALRLILVACLLALLVGVAVAPLRTVLPW, from the coding sequence ATGGGACTGACCGAGCACCTCGCGCTCGTCTTCGCGGCCTGTCTCCTCGACGCGCTGATCGGGGATCCGGTCTATCGTTTTCATCCGATTCGGATCATCGGGGCCTGGAGTCTCGGCTGGGAGAGGCTCTTGTTTGCCGGCGGGCTGAGCGGGCGTGTCAGCGGCGTTCTGCATTGGTTGTTGGTGGTCGGCGGCGCGCTGGCGGTCTGGTGGGGCGTTCGATACGTGCTCGGCGTTGTTCACCCCTGGGCGGCCTTTGGCTGGGATGTCTTTATCGCCTACAGCCTGATCTGCACCCGTGATCTCCTGGATCACGGGCGCCGCGTGCTCGAATCGCTCGACGATCCTCCGCGTGCACGCGCCCGGCTGCGGATGCTGGTCGGTCGCGATACCGAGCAACTGGAGCGCGACGGTATTGTGCGGGCGACCATCGAGAGTCTCTCGGAGAACCTGACGGACGGGGTCCTGACGCCACTGTGGGCGCTCTGTCTGTTCGGGCTTCCGGGTCTGATCCTGGTGAAGGCGGTGTCGAGCCTGGATTCGATGGTCGGCTACAAGAACGCGCGCTACGGCCGTTTCGGCTGGGCCGCGGCGCGTTCCGACGATCTCGTCCATTGGCTCCCGGCGCGGCTCTCGGTCCCCTTGATCGCGGCCGCGGCGGCATTGCTCAAGCTGCACCCGCGGCTGGTCTTGCGCGCCGCGCGCGACTATCACGCCATGCTCCCCAGTCCGAACTCCGGCTGGAGCGAGGCCGCCTGCGCCGGCGCGCTGCGGGTCCGGCTGGTCGGTCCGATTCGCTACGGCGGGACGCTCGTTACGGATGCCTACATGGGCGATCCGGATTGGCCGGCCGATCTCGGGTCGCCGGACCTCGAGCGCGCGCTGCGTTTGATCCTGGTGGCCTGCCTCTTAGCCCTTCTCGTCGGTGTGGCCGTTGCGCCGCTGCGCACGGTTCTGCCATGGTGA
- a CDS encoding adenosylcobinamide amidohydrolase: MLLEETDRYALHRQGRYLVVAFARAHRVLGTCRVNGGMSETLTHLANHQSCEGAAHLARYERVLGLGARDYHAQTCSEAGLPPETTALMGTAANMQCAVVAHADAEDLCVTVVATAGVTGNAVRAGDPAAWHEEADGSRPARSGRSAEPAGQPEFARPSADDPPPEDSASGTIVTLVLINQPCTPACLVRAATMVTEAKSLALLDLRMPSLQSPGLATGTGTDQLAIAAPLAHEGEWERHWAGGHNTLGELLGRATHEAVTRCLLLQNGIVPELRRTICAALGRFGCDEAALRDCAASELDAPGAAVFAANLQAIIHDPHSAAAAYGLAEILDLVRTGVLHAGVAREAILNQAALLGAAVAVQPERFVALRAELAPHQGLPDGRLAALAVVRGFARKWD; this comes from the coding sequence ATGCTGCTCGAAGAGACCGACCGTTACGCCCTGCACCGGCAGGGGCGCTATCTCGTCGTGGCCTTCGCGCGTGCGCATCGTGTGCTCGGCACCTGCAGGGTGAACGGCGGGATGTCCGAGACGCTGACCCATCTCGCGAATCATCAGAGTTGCGAGGGTGCGGCCCATCTGGCGCGTTACGAGCGGGTCTTGGGTCTTGGGGCCCGGGATTATCACGCTCAAACGTGCTCCGAGGCCGGGCTTCCGCCCGAGACGACCGCCCTCATGGGGACCGCCGCCAACATGCAATGCGCGGTCGTGGCACATGCGGATGCGGAGGATCTTTGCGTGACGGTGGTCGCCACCGCCGGGGTGACCGGCAATGCTGTCCGCGCGGGCGATCCGGCTGCTTGGCACGAGGAGGCCGACGGCAGTCGTCCGGCCCGTAGCGGGCGTTCCGCGGAACCGGCGGGGCAACCCGAATTCGCGCGTCCGTCCGCCGACGACCCACCGCCCGAGGATTCAGCCTCGGGTACCATCGTCACTCTGGTCCTGATCAACCAGCCCTGCACGCCTGCGTGCTTGGTTCGGGCGGCGACGATGGTGACGGAGGCGAAAAGCTTGGCTCTGCTGGATCTGCGCATGCCGAGCCTGCAGTCGCCGGGCCTGGCGACCGGTACCGGGACCGATCAGCTCGCCATCGCCGCTCCGCTGGCGCACGAAGGCGAGTGGGAGCGGCACTGGGCGGGCGGTCACAACACGCTGGGCGAGCTGCTCGGGCGGGCGACGCATGAGGCGGTGACCCGCTGCCTGCTGCTGCAGAACGGCATCGTTCCCGAGCTTAGGCGAACCATCTGCGCGGCCTTGGGTCGCTTCGGTTGCGACGAGGCGGCGCTGCGGGACTGCGCGGCGTCCGAGCTGGACGCTCCGGGTGCGGCCGTCTTCGCCGCGAATCTCCAGGCGATCATCCATGATCCGCACAGCGCCGCAGCCGCCTATGGCCTGGCCGAGATTCTGGATCTGGTGCGCACCGGGGTGCTGCATGCCGGGGTTGCGCGCGAGGCGATCCTGAACCAGGCGGCGCTGCTCGGGGCGGCCGTCGCGGTCCAGCCCGAGCGTTTCGTCGCGCTGCGTGCGGAGCTGGCGCCGCATCAAGGGTTGCCGGACGGGCGCTTAGCCGCGCTCGCCGTCGTTCGTGGGTTTGCACGCAAATGGGACTGA